The Wolbachia endosymbiont (group B) of Gerris lacustris genomic interval ATCCTTTACACATTTTCCCTTCTCTTTTGATCACGCAAACCAAATAGGAGCGGCCCATTGTAACTCATTCCCATTATTTTTCCGGCTACTGCTGACAATGACGTGAAAAATTCTTCTCTGTAGATTAAACCCTTATCTGTTACCATTACTGCATGCGTCTCTTCCCCTCTCTCTCTAGTATTAATTCTGTCCCTTCTACTGGTAATTTATCGCTACTTATTCTTTTTCCCTCCTCTAGTCGATCTGCCAGATGCTCTAGTCTTTTTGTCCCCTTTCTTGACATTTCTCCATACGCTTTTTCCTGTATTCTATAAGCTAATCTTGGTATCAGATATTTCTTTGAGTATCTAGGTGCTTCTTCCTCATATACCTTCTTCCATATTTTTCTCAGTTCTGCCAACGCTTTTTTCTCTAAATTCATTACTTTCTTTTCTGTTTCTTCCTCCATATTTTTAGCCTCTCATAAATAGCTTTTCAATCCTGTCTGTTTCTTTCTTTAATACCTCGGTTATCTCTTTACTATTTTTCGCATAATCCATTGCTATCATTCCGAACTTATCTTCTTGCTCTATTTCTGCTCCTGCTTCCACTAACTCTTTTACTATTTCTACTTTCCCCACCATACATGCAAGGTGCAATGGAGTGCATTTATTTTCATATTCTTTCGCATTTACATTCCCTCCTGATTTTATTAATTCTCTCACGGTTTCTAGATATTTCTCCGTTACCGCTAAGTGCAGTGCTGTGTATCCTTCTACATCTGCTGCATTCACATTCGCTCCTTTTTCGATTAATAACCTCACTGTTTTTGCGTCTACTGCATAATGTAGAACTGTTCTTCCATTCTCGTCTCTTTCATAAATATTTTTACTTGAGTTCTCTAATAGTGACTCCTCTTTTTCTTTTTTACTCATAATCTACCTCACCTTTTCTTTAAATTTTAACCCCTCTTTTAGGCCTTCTTTCTCACCACCTCATCTATCATTTCGTTCACTTGGCTCATTATCTTGCTTGCTAAATTTTGACATTCTTTCTTTATTAGCGATTTGTCTCTCTTCCTTATTTCTCCTATCTCTATTATTTTTAGCTCCGGCATGTAGCTCCCATTCAACATGTCTGCTATTTCTCCCACTAGCCCCTCTATTCCATAGCACGTCAGTTCTCTACTTTTTGTTATTCCTCCTTGTTCTCTCAGAAACTTACTCGCCTTTTCATTCTCTTCGCTATTCCATGAACAATACTTTTCACTTTCCCAGATGTAATACATTGGTGTTGCGCCATATTTATTCAGTTGATTAACCTCAGCCCCTGCCTTTACCAGCTCTTTTATTATTTCAACTCCTGCTCCTCCCATTTTACACGCAGAGTGCAATGGCGTACATCCGGTGATGTATTGAGTGGCATTTACTTCTGCTCCTTCCCTTAGCAGCACTTTTACATTTTCTAAGCTTTTTGCAAATACTGCACAGTGTAGTGGTGTATAACCATTTTTATCTCTTGCATTTACCTCTGCCCCTTTTTTTATTAATAATCTCACTGTTTTGTAATCAGAGATTTCTACTGCTTGGTGTAATATCGTCTCTCCTTCTTCATTTCTTTTATTAATGTTTTTAAACCCGTTACTTGATACTTCTTTAAAAAACTTACTCTTGCTAAAACTCATTTCATACCTCACAAAATTAGCTTTTCTAGCGCCAGATAAATTTCTTATATTTACCTGCTGCTATTCAAGTCATGTCCTTTTTAGCATGAGAAAGCAAGTCTTTTTCTTTTTATTTCATACACTTTTACCTATTATTAATATAATATATGAGGATCTAAATATAAGTATTTAACTTATTAGAGATATTACTTGACTATTTTTCCAACTTCTGTGCAAATGTCTATGTTCGTGCCACTTCAGTACTCCTGGGTAAAATACTAAAATGTAATTTTCTAATTCGTGTATCGAATCTTCTTTTCCTGAACTTCTATCATTTTCGCAACTAACGTGATATTCCGTTAAATTAGCTTTCGCAACCTTTTGATCAGTAAGATTCTTTGCTTCATATTCATAGCTGATATTAAATCTTTCCAAAATTGGTTTGTATTCCAAGTTCCATAGCTGATCAGAAAGTTTATCATTACCAAGGAAAAGTGTGCCTCCTATCTCTTCTTGATAACAAAGAGGAAAACAGCTATTTATTTCTCCTAATTTCCAGCTATCTGACAGTACAATCTGTGCTTTGGCAAACTTTATTGGTGGTAGTAAACTCTGCGAAATAGAATATAGTGCTTTGACATTATACCACAGGTGACTTCGTTCATATATTCCACTGTAGTTTTTGGTATGTGGCTCTGTTTCTTCAAGTATTGCAACATCTAGGCGATATAAATCATTGCTAAAACTTCTCTCATAATGATTTCGAAATGTACTAAAATTGAAAGTTGCATTTGCTATTTTTAGTTTAAATGAATTTTTCCGACCAAAAGACAACATTGGCCCTTCTTTTTCAACTTTCACCCCTGAATAGTCTGATAGAAGATCTCCGAAAAAACTTTCGTCTAATATGAATCTTTGAGCATTGTAATAGTCATTAAAAATTCTCATTAGTCGCGATCTTGCTGGTAATGACAGCTTTGCCAATTCTACAACTGCATCTACAAAAAAGTCATTTGGCACATCCTTTATTCCAATTTGCAGCTCAAAAAAATGTTTTCCAGGCGGTTCTTCAATAATTGTAATCTCATCTATATTTGCCCATTTTAGAGCTATTTTTAATGATGTTAGCGTTCCTCTAACTCTTTGAAATTTTACTCCTTCTGTTACAGCCTTTTTCTTATCCTTCACCCAGAATAAAATTTCTTCTAATCCATATTCTTCTATTATCCATGGTAATGTTTCTTCTTTCAGGTTGAACTTAAACCCTCTTATACAGCTCGAATCTACTTTATAATCTATTGCTTCAACTATTCTACGTTCTTGTTTTGTGGCATTAGGTGGTAGAAGCATTAGTTTTTACCTATAAATTCAATATTCAAAGTTTTCAATATAGGACATTCATTTCCTCTAATTACAACATCCTCTTTTGGCTCGATTAATTCTACGTTTTCTACTCCTTCCACAAACAAATTCGCTATTATCCAAGATTTTGTAACATTCCATCCCAATCTTTTGCTTGCTTCAAACT includes:
- a CDS encoding ankyrin repeat domain-containing protein; protein product: MSKKEKEESLLENSSKNIYERDENGRTVLHYAVDAKTVRLLIEKGANVNAADVEGYTALHLAVTEKYLETVRELIKSGGNVNAKEYENKCTPLHLACMVGKVEIVKELVEAGAEIEQEDKFGMIAMDYAKNSKEITEVLKKETDRIEKLFMRG
- a CDS encoding ankyrin repeat domain-containing protein, whose amino-acid sequence is MSFSKSKFFKEVSSNGFKNINKRNEEGETILHQAVEISDYKTVRLLIKKGAEVNARDKNGYTPLHCAVFAKSLENVKVLLREGAEVNATQYITGCTPLHSACKMGGAGVEIIKELVKAGAEVNQLNKYGATPMYYIWESEKYCSWNSEENEKASKFLREQGGITKSRELTCYGIEGLVGEIADMLNGSYMPELKIIEIGEIRKRDKSLIKKECQNLASKIMSQVNEMIDEVVRKKA
- a CDS encoding phage tail protein — protein: MLLPPNATKQERRIVEAIDYKVDSSCIRGFKFNLKEETLPWIIEEYGLEEILFWVKDKKKAVTEGVKFQRVRGTLTSLKIALKWANIDEITIIEEPPGKHFFELQIGIKDVPNDFFVDAVVELAKLSLPARSRLMRIFNDYYNAQRFILDESFFGDLLSDYSGVKVEKEGPMLSFGRKNSFKLKIANATFNFSTFRNHYERSFSNDLYRLDVAILEETEPHTKNYSGIYERSHLWYNVKALYSISQSLLPPIKFAKAQIVLSDSWKLGEINSCFPLCYQEEIGGTLFLGNDKLSDQLWNLEYKPILERFNISYEYEAKNLTDQKVAKANLTEYHVSCENDRSSGKEDSIHELENYILVFYPGVLKWHEHRHLHRSWKNSQVISLIS